One Rhipicephalus sanguineus isolate Rsan-2018 unplaced genomic scaffold, BIME_Rsan_1.4 Seq1183, whole genome shotgun sequence DNA window includes the following coding sequences:
- the LOC119376381 gene encoding uncharacterized protein LOC119376381 → MGFWHGPWENTPDYYASMTWTTTPVRYLGVPLEHYRDTTQYWNDETERVKEQTDKWGGRDFSVFTRASVCNVFLVAKVWYVLQVLCMSRVNVQKLHRVFAVFVWRSTWERTSRTNLFRSLRSGGLGLVHLFLKQIVSRFIFLRDQKIDFLRTVIQTRLANAIPEFVVSSIVKQGNVRGFLREVVLSFQMLRVRFSMEYLSNVPKKRLYKDIIDVMLPVPVYRAMYCVGSERNVLKRVKRMMVRPSVKTFFFQLHTNTLPVKPWLKDKGLFVPWSINCLICRKPETIEHIFLDCWDAVFLWDVLQRTLKKELPVTPYGIRFLPVENENGVPYDMIMALTLHSLWKTCMAVRNVDVDAKAPREYFIESIVQIRDVYKSQSQPPDWLPVLDTLVTLKRF, encoded by the coding sequence ATGGGTTTCTGGCATGGACCGTGGGAAAATACGCCAGATTACTATGCAAGCATGACATGGACTACCACACCAGTCAGATACCTAGGCGTGCCGTTGGAGCACTATCGCGATACGACGCAATACTGGAACGATGAAACCGAGCGCGTCAAGGAACAAACTGATAAATGGGGCGGGCGGGACTTTTCTGTGTTCACTCGGGCTTCAGTTTGCAACGTTTTTCTAGTTGCCAAAGTTTGGTATGTTCTTCAAGTGCTTTGTATGTCTCGCGTCAACGTGCAGAAACTGCACAGAGTCTTTGCAGTGTTCGTGTGGCGCTCAACATGGGAGAGAACTAGCCGAACAAATTTATTTAGGTCACTACGCAGTGGTGGATTGGGTTTAgtccacttatttcttaaacaaATTGTGTCCAGATTTATTTTCTTGCGTGACCAGAAGATCGACTTCCTCCGAACAGTAATACAAACGCGATTAGCTAACGCCATCCCGGAATTTGTTGTATCTAGTATTGTGAAGCAAGGGAATGTTCGCGGCTTCCTTCGCGAGGTCGTTTTGTCCTTCCAAATGCTAAGAGTGAGGTTTTCAATGGAGTACCTAAGTAATGTTCCGAAAAAGCGTCTATATAAAGACATTATAGACGTTATGTTACCAGTGCCTGTGTATCGAGCCATGTACTGTGTAGGCTCAGAGCGAAACGTTTTAAAGCGAGTTAAAAGAATGATGGTCCGCCCATCGGTTAAAACATTTTTCTTCCAACTACATACGAACACTCTACCGGTAAAACCGTGGTTGAAAGACAAAGGACTGTTCGTGCCATGGTCAATAAACTGCCTCATCTGCCGGAAGCCCGAAACAATTGAACATATTTTCCTAGATTGCTGGGATGCAGTATTCCTGTGGGATGTCTTGCAGAGAACCCTCAAAAAAGAACTCCCTGTAACGCCCTACGGCATCCGTTTTCTTCCCGTAGAAAATGAAAACGGAGTACCTTATGACATGATCATGGCTCTGACCTTACACAGCTTATGGAAAACGTGTATGGCTGTACGAAATGTCGATGTAGACGCCAAGGCCCCCCGAGAATACTTCATTGAAAGTATTGTCCAAATAAGAGATGTGTATAAGTCGCAGTCCCAACCACCAGATTGGCTACCTGTATTAGATACTTTAGTAACCTTAAAACGGTTTTAA